One window of the Serinus canaria isolate serCan28SL12 chromosome 9, serCan2020, whole genome shotgun sequence genome contains the following:
- the DUSP28 gene encoding dual specificity phosphatase 28 has product MLQLCPVTASLLLGTARAACDEELLAREGVTFCVNVTRQQPFPSVRSVRGIRVPVFDDPAEDLSRYFEPCGAAIEEAVRAGGKCLVYCKNGRSRSAAICTAYLMRHRQLPLKDAFEAVKTARPVAEPNAGFWSQLQRYEEDLQISKHSAPLSKDLKIAMREDTVKKVK; this is encoded by the exons atgctccagctctgcccgGTCACGGCCTCGCTGCTCCTGGGCACGGCCAGGGCAGCGTGcgatgaggagctgctggcgcGGGAGGGGGTCACCTTCTGCGTGAATGTCACCCGGCAGCAGCCGTTCCCCTCGGTGCGGAGCGTCCGCGGCATCCGCGTGCCCGTGTTCGACGACCCGGCCGAGGACCTGTCCCGGTACTTCGAGCCCTGCGGCGCCGCCATCGAGGAGGCCGTGCGGGCCGGGGGGAAGTGCCTGGTGTACTGCAAGAACGGCCGCAGCCGCTCCGCTGCCATCTGCACGGCTTATCTGATGAGACACCGGCAGCTCCCGCTCAAGGACGCGTTTGAG GCTGTGAAAACTGCCAGACCCGTAGCAGAGCCGAATGCAGGATTTTGGTCTCAGCTGCAGAGATATGAAGAAGATTTGCAGATATCAAAGCACTCTGCTCCACTGAGCAAAGACTTAAAAATAGCAATGCGTGAAGATACTGTAAAGAAAGTGAAGTGA